One genomic segment of Clostridium saccharoperbutylacetonicum N1-4(HMT) includes these proteins:
- a CDS encoding UbiD family decarboxylase, producing MNRIKSFRGYIEKLNEIGEVKEINQEVDWNLEMGAIIRWCNENGAPSPLFNKIKDVEEGFRAIGAPAGVSRQKDLYLSRYAISIGMKPNSTGKEILEALVEGYSKNPVPPTIVSNASCKENILLGEDVDLFKLPVPYAHDGDGGRYINTWGTIMVQSPDKKWINWSIARIMIKDKRTMVGMVAGGQHIGKVRKMWADIGKNTPFAIAFGTEPMIPLVAGSTLVSEGNNEADYISGYYGEPIELIKAETNDILVPANSEIILEGTLSSSETEMEGPMGEYSGYLIKNSKSEKPIYNVTAMTYRNKPIYPIVVAGAPIDDDHPVMGIGACAEILNSLRKHKIPVTMVWMPFEVACTWLVITIPKKWREILKCNTKEFMKKIGDAVYACKGSFLSPKIIVVNDDIDPTDTNQVIWAFGTRNHQSKEIYFRPDSRVIGLIPYLDSEEKKVFKTTACIFNCLWPEDLEYADYHITSSYKGAFPKEVQENALDKLIKAGFLE from the coding sequence ATGAATAGGATTAAAAGTTTTAGAGGTTATATAGAAAAATTAAATGAAATTGGAGAAGTAAAAGAAATTAATCAAGAAGTAGATTGGAATTTAGAAATGGGAGCAATTATTCGTTGGTGTAATGAAAACGGGGCTCCTTCACCACTTTTTAATAAAATTAAAGATGTTGAAGAAGGTTTTCGTGCCATAGGGGCTCCAGCTGGAGTAAGTAGACAAAAAGATTTATATTTATCACGGTATGCAATTTCCATAGGAATGAAACCAAATTCAACAGGTAAAGAAATCTTAGAAGCGTTAGTTGAAGGGTATAGCAAAAATCCAGTTCCTCCTACAATAGTTTCTAACGCATCTTGTAAGGAAAATATTTTATTAGGTGAAGATGTTGACTTATTTAAACTTCCAGTGCCATATGCTCATGATGGTGATGGGGGAAGATATATTAATACGTGGGGAACAATTATGGTTCAATCTCCAGATAAGAAGTGGATTAACTGGTCAATTGCTCGTATTATGATTAAAGATAAAAGAACAATGGTAGGTATGGTTGCTGGTGGACAACATATAGGAAAGGTTAGAAAGATGTGGGCAGACATCGGTAAGAATACACCATTTGCAATTGCATTTGGAACTGAACCAATGATACCACTTGTTGCAGGATCAACATTGGTTTCAGAGGGAAATAATGAAGCAGATTATATAAGTGGGTATTATGGAGAACCTATTGAACTTATTAAGGCAGAAACTAATGATATTCTTGTACCAGCTAATTCAGAAATAATTTTAGAAGGAACATTATCATCAAGTGAAACTGAGATGGAAGGACCAATGGGAGAGTATTCTGGTTATCTAATAAAAAACTCAAAGTCAGAAAAACCCATATATAATGTGACAGCTATGACATATAGAAATAAACCAATTTATCCTATAGTTGTAGCTGGAGCACCAATTGATGATGATCATCCAGTAATGGGAATTGGAGCATGTGCTGAAATATTAAATAGCTTAAGAAAGCATAAAATTCCAGTAACAATGGTATGGATGCCTTTTGAAGTTGCTTGTACTTGGCTTGTTATTACGATACCTAAAAAATGGAGAGAAATATTGAAGTGCAACACTAAGGAGTTTATGAAGAAAATTGGAGATGCCGTATATGCCTGTAAAGGAAGTTTTCTTTCGCCTAAAATTATTGTTGTAAATGATGATATTGATCCAACTGATACAAATCAAGTAATATGGGCCTTTGGAACTCGTAATCATCAATCAAAAGAGATATATTTTAGACCAGATAGTAGAGTAATAGGTTTAATTCCATATTTAGATTCAGAAGAAAAGAAAGTATTTAAAACAACAGCATGTATTTTTAATTGCTTATGGCCTGAAGATTTAGAATATGCTGATTATCACATTACAAGTTCATATAAAGGTGCATTTCCAAAAGAAGTTCAAGAAAATGCACTAGATAAATTAATAAAAGCAGGATTTTTAGAGTGA
- a CDS encoding MarR family winged helix-turn-helix transcriptional regulator, with protein sequence MNKFDNSLGYLLGIAAAINKNELYSVLAPYDITPEQFTLLTKLDIDPSKGKTQRQLAHESYKDEANITRILKKLELKGYVQKIVDSKDKRNNFVFLTEEGQNLLNLLQPLIIDYRKRMLKNLSEEEILTMKKMLKRIIEY encoded by the coding sequence ATGAATAAATTTGATAATTCATTAGGATATTTGCTAGGGATTGCTGCAGCAATAAATAAGAACGAATTATATTCTGTGCTAGCGCCATACGATATTACTCCAGAGCAATTTACTTTGCTTACAAAACTTGATATAGATCCATCAAAAGGGAAAACCCAAAGACAATTGGCACATGAATCTTATAAAGATGAAGCAAATATAACTAGGATATTAAAAAAATTAGAATTAAAAGGTTACGTTCAAAAAATTGTAGATAGTAAAGATAAGAGAAATAATTTTGTTTTTCTTACAGAGGAAGGACAGAATTTGCTTAATCTCTTACAGCCATTAATAATTGATTATAGGAAACGAATGTTAAAAAATCTTTCTGAAGAAGAAATTTTGACGATGAAGAAAATGTTAAAAAGGATTATAGAATATTGA
- a CDS encoding tetratricopeptide repeat protein: MVDFNLEIEKLYPFNVKEIELSKYKIDENIKKSIILYNVALGEMKKGNFDQVISDLEKAISYNKEFTEAIKLMGLCYVCMNEYKKAEKLFKSLNKYAVYNDLVKEYLQSLSSKKSIYKTSTVTETVEDMYNVRGDKGNGSGKKMAISLAVIMVIAAGTGISYLHPEIMQGMLTKFKDVSQSEQNNSETKKNDTVVSKEQTSTNLINDRVSVEKKADDNVKTEISPKNAANANLQDDAYKNETLNMLNDAEKALNSENYEKAAGILVDMKSRNLDDDTKSKFSQLKQNLSPNPMWKIYNDGNSLYKQNKYTEALPKLLISYEFVPDKKLLPWITYEIGMCYKSMNDYANARAYLNKVKEDYPKSEYVYYAKVNISEIGN, encoded by the coding sequence TTGGTAGATTTTAATTTGGAAATAGAAAAGTTATATCCATTTAATGTTAAGGAGATTGAATTAAGCAAGTATAAAATCGATGAGAATATTAAGAAATCTATTATTCTATATAATGTAGCTTTAGGTGAAATGAAGAAAGGTAATTTTGATCAGGTTATAAGTGATTTAGAAAAAGCTATATCTTATAATAAAGAATTTACAGAGGCTATTAAACTTATGGGCTTATGTTATGTGTGTATGAATGAATATAAAAAAGCAGAAAAACTTTTTAAAAGCCTTAATAAATATGCAGTTTATAATGATTTGGTTAAGGAATATTTACAAAGTTTGTCATCTAAAAAATCAATATATAAAACTTCAACTGTTACAGAAACTGTTGAAGATATGTATAATGTCAGAGGTGATAAAGGTAATGGTTCAGGTAAAAAAATGGCTATAAGTTTAGCAGTTATTATGGTTATTGCCGCGGGAACAGGGATAAGTTATTTACATCCTGAAATTATGCAAGGAATGTTAACAAAATTTAAGGACGTAAGTCAAAGTGAACAGAATAATTCTGAAACTAAAAAGAATGATACTGTTGTATCTAAGGAGCAAACAAGTACAAATTTAATTAATGATAGAGTTTCTGTAGAAAAAAAAGCTGATGATAATGTAAAGACTGAAATTAGTCCAAAGAATGCAGCCAATGCGAACTTGCAAGATGATGCTTATAAAAATGAAACTTTAAATATGCTAAATGATGCTGAAAAAGCTTTAAACTCTGAAAATTATGAGAAAGCTGCAGGAATTTTAGTTGATATGAAAAGTAGAAATCTTGATGATGATACAAAATCTAAGTTTAGTCAGTTAAAGCAAAACTTAAGTCCAAATCCTATGTGGAAAATATATAATGATGGAAACAGTTTATACAAACAAAATAAATATACGGAAGCACTTCCTAAATTGCTAATTTCATATGAATTTGTTCCAGATAAAAAATTACTACCATGGATTACGTATGAAATTGGAATGTGTTATAAAAGCATGAATGATTATGCTAATGCACGTGCATATTTAAATAAAGTTAAGGAAGATTATCCAAAATCCGAATATGTTTACTATGCAAAGGTTAATATAAGTGAGATCGGTAACTAG
- a CDS encoding sugar phosphate isomerase/epimerase family protein, which translates to MGILISTNLYNTKEFEKLFELLEITEDTNVGIEIFPIWNDAEFENKLKENINKIKSRNISFHGPYYNSEHSAKKGTSAYDRTMDYMKKTLEYAQMLNSNYIIYHHNNRKVSFKEKLEMIKNSNENLMEINNIAKKYNQEIVVENCGVLSNDNMLLNENEFIELCRFIPNKVVLDIGHANCNGWNLEKVIKKLKFKIVAYHVHNNYGWIDEHNRIYDGNIDFEKFIKIYKRSTPDTDLVIEYSRNLNNDLQGITKDIKQLGELLLVEPIAN; encoded by the coding sequence ATGGGAATTTTAATTAGTACTAATCTATATAATACGAAAGAATTTGAAAAATTGTTTGAATTGCTAGAGATAACAGAGGATACAAATGTTGGAATTGAAATCTTTCCAATTTGGAATGATGCAGAGTTTGAAAATAAGTTAAAAGAAAATATTAATAAGATTAAAAGCAGAAATATATCCTTCCATGGTCCATATTATAATTCTGAACATTCAGCAAAAAAAGGAACTTCGGCCTATGACCGCACTATGGATTATATGAAAAAAACCTTAGAATATGCGCAAATGTTAAATAGTAACTATATTATTTATCATCATAATAATAGAAAAGTATCATTTAAAGAAAAATTAGAGATGATAAAAAATTCAAATGAAAATTTAATGGAGATAAACAATATAGCTAAGAAGTACAATCAAGAAATAGTAGTAGAGAATTGTGGTGTGCTTAGCAATGATAATATGTTGCTTAATGAGAATGAATTTATTGAGTTATGTAGATTTATTCCCAATAAAGTAGTACTAGATATAGGTCATGCTAATTGTAATGGTTGGAATTTAGAAAAAGTAATTAAAAAGCTTAAATTTAAAATAGTAGCTTATCATGTTCATAATAATTATGGGTGGATAGACGAACACAATAGGATTTATGATGGAAATATAGATTTTGAAAAATTCATAAAAATATATAAAAGATCAACTCCAGATACGGACTTGGTTATTGAGTATTCTAGAAACTTAAATAATGATTTGCAAGGTATTACAAAGGATATTAAACAATTAGGAGAATTGCTATTAGTCGAACCAATTGCAAATTAG
- a CDS encoding methyl-accepting chemotaxis protein, whose protein sequence is MKKKGSIKFKVLTIPLIVVFVVIVAITAVAITISQKSLMQQMQTDGLNLAKQIKSQVEIDNEAMDSINQSISDKIRTTGSFILNNSDKVNNEYLTNLAKQFEIDEINYCDPTGKIIYSNLPTSIGASFDSKHISYPVLKGDKDFLVENIRKSKETNDYYKYGYVSKSGLGMVQIGVIANKVQKLSQAVDVQALVEKLAEDKSIEYAVFIDKNLTQTASSKTNEIGEKVDDIGSKTAAVEGKEYSSIFNYNGIKVYDVLVPVHNGNDLIGAINLGLSMEIAEKAFINMLVIIVGIAVVIFLISIVVLLKISRGIINPLNKLVQASEEIAQGDLRDTIEIHSNDEIGVLADSFNVMSNYLKNTLSTINQESLDVSEMASSLNSNAEQMASATSDVTNAIQDVSQGATQQASDLVNISNNVLELSDELDNIRNKISDVRDSASLTQEKAYTGSDQMKILLKTIEEVKVSFGEVTKKINSLNLSVSKIGSITDIINGISEQTNLLALNAAIEAARAGEAGRGFAVVSEEIRKLAEESKTSTEEIKQLIGSISNETKDVIDNSGNVTDLVERQLENVNSTLVALREMMGAVANIGPTVDVVDKSLQVTMNSKNSIVATIDNITAVSEETSASSEEIAASSEEVLASSEEVSKYARDLEHVAKNLNEEINKFKI, encoded by the coding sequence ATGAAAAAAAAAGGTTCAATAAAATTTAAGGTATTAACAATTCCACTGATTGTAGTATTTGTTGTTATAGTAGCTATAACAGCTGTTGCTATAACAATTAGTCAAAAAAGTTTAATGCAGCAGATGCAAACAGATGGTTTGAATTTAGCTAAACAGATTAAATCTCAAGTAGAGATAGACAATGAAGCTATGGATTCCATAAATCAATCTATTTCAGATAAGATTAGAACTACAGGTTCTTTTATCTTAAATAATTCTGATAAAGTTAATAATGAATATTTAACTAATTTAGCAAAACAATTTGAAATAGATGAAATAAATTATTGTGATCCAACTGGTAAAATAATTTATTCTAATCTACCAACAAGTATAGGGGCATCTTTTGATAGCAAGCACATAAGTTATCCTGTATTAAAAGGAGATAAAGATTTTCTTGTAGAGAATATTAGAAAAAGTAAAGAAACCAACGATTATTATAAATATGGTTATGTTTCAAAAAGTGGTTTGGGAATGGTTCAAATTGGAGTAATTGCTAACAAGGTTCAGAAATTAAGCCAAGCTGTTGATGTTCAAGCTTTGGTTGAAAAATTAGCTGAAGATAAAAGTATAGAATATGCTGTATTTATTGATAAAAACTTAACTCAAACTGCAAGTAGCAAAACTAATGAAATAGGTGAAAAAGTTGATGATATTGGAAGTAAAACTGCAGCAGTAGAAGGTAAGGAATATTCATCAATATTTAACTACAATGGAATAAAAGTATATGATGTATTAGTTCCAGTTCACAATGGAAATGATTTAATAGGTGCTATTAATTTAGGACTTTCTATGGAAATAGCGGAGAAGGCTTTTATTAATATGCTTGTTATTATAGTTGGTATTGCAGTTGTAATATTTTTAATATCCATTGTTGTATTATTAAAAATATCAAGGGGAATAATAAATCCATTAAACAAATTAGTTCAAGCTTCAGAAGAAATTGCGCAGGGTGATTTGAGGGATACAATTGAAATTCATAGTAATGATGAGATTGGTGTATTAGCTGATAGCTTTAATGTTATGTCAAATTATTTAAAGAATACATTAAGTACAATAAATCAAGAATCCTTAGATGTTAGTGAAATGGCATCAAGTTTAAATTCAAATGCAGAACAAATGGCTTCTGCTACAAGTGATGTCACAAATGCAATTCAAGATGTATCTCAAGGAGCCACACAACAAGCGTCTGATTTGGTAAATATTTCTAACAATGTTTTAGAATTATCAGATGAATTGGATAATATTCGCAATAAAATCAGCGATGTAAGAGATAGTGCTTCGTTAACACAAGAAAAAGCATACACAGGCAGTGATCAAATGAAGATTTTATTGAAAACAATAGAAGAAGTAAAAGTTTCGTTTGGAGAAGTTACAAAGAAGATTAATAGTCTTAATTTAAGTGTATCCAAGATAGGCAGCATTACTGATATTATAAATGGTATTTCAGAACAAACCAATTTATTAGCTCTAAATGCTGCAATTGAAGCTGCAAGAGCTGGGGAAGCTGGAAGAGGTTTTGCAGTTGTATCTGAGGAAATAAGAAAATTAGCAGAGGAATCAAAGACATCTACAGAAGAAATTAAACAATTAATAGGATCAATTAGTAATGAAACTAAAGATGTTATTGATAATTCTGGGAATGTTACTGATTTAGTTGAAAGACAGTTAGAAAATGTAAATAGTACTTTGGTAGCCCTAAGAGAAATGATGGGAGCAGTAGCAAATATAGGACCTACTGTTGATGTGGTAGATAAATCTTTACAAGTTACAATGAATTCAAAAAATTCAATTGTTGCGACTATAGACAATATCACCGCAGTTTCTGAAGAAACCTCTGCATCTTCTGAAGAAATAGCTGCCTCTTCGGAAGAAGTATTAGCTAGTTCAGAAGAAGTGTCAAAGTATGCAAGAGACTTAGAACATGTTGCAAAAAATTTAAATGAAGAAATAAATAAGTTTAAAATTTAG